GCGGCGTTTCCGCTGCCCGTCGCAGTGGACGCGGGTCTGCGCTGACGTCCCGTGAGCGGGTCAGCGGGTGCCCGGTGGCTACTGGTGGGTTTCGCCGTGTTCGACGCAGACCGCCGACCAGCCGGTCGGTACGACCTGCACCTTCATTCGGCGCCGGCACTGCGGGCAGAACCGGGGCGGCTCCAGCACCCGGGCTGCCGCGCAGCTGTTGTGTGAGCCGTCCCCGGTCGACCGGCCGCACCGGTCACACCACAAGCCGGTCGTCGTCATCACAGGGTCGTCCTCGCTCAGAGCGTCGCGGAGAGGGCCTTGACCGGCATCTTCAGCTCGTCGAGCAGGGCCAGGTCGGCGTCGGCCGGACGACCGAGCGTGGTCAGGTAGTTGCCCACGATCACCGCGTTGATGCCGCCGAGCAGCCCGTCGCGGGTACCGAGGTCGCCCAGGGTGATCTCCCGGCCGCCGGCGAACCGGAGGATCGTACGCGGCATCGCCAGCCGGAACGCCGCGATCGCCCGCAGCGCGTCCTTCCCCTCCACCACCGGCTGGTCACCCAGCGGGGTGCCCGGACGCGGGTTGAGGAAGTTCAACGGCACCTCGTGCGGGTTCAGTTCGGCGAGCTGTACGGCGAACTCGGCCCGCTGCTCCACCGACTCGCCCAGCCCCAGGATGCCGCCGCAGCAGACCTCCATGCCGGACTCGCGCACCATCCGCAGGGTCTCCCAACGCTCCTCGAAGGAGTGCGTGGTGACCACGTTCGGGAAGTACGACCGGCAGGTTTCCAGGTTGTGGTTGTAACGGTGCACGCCCATGTCGACCAGTTCGTCGACCTGCTCCTGGCTGAGCATGCCGAGCGAGGCGGCGACCTGGATGTCGACCTCGGCCTTGATCGCGGCCACACCCTCGCGCATCTGCTTCATCAGCCGCGCGTCCGGGCCGCGTACCGCCGCGACGATGCAGAACTCGGTCGCACCGGTCTTCGCCGTCTGCTTAGCCGCCTCGACCAGCGACGGGATGTCCAGCCAGACCGAACGTACCGGCGAGGCGAAAAGTCCGGACTGGGAGCAGAAGTGGCAGTCCTCGGGGCAACCGCCGGTCTTCAGCGAGACGATTCCCTCGACCTCCACCTCCGGACCACACCAGCGCATCCGCACGTCGTGGGCGAGTTGCAGGGCGGCGGGCAGGTGCTCGTCGGGAAGGCGCAGTACGGCGAGCACACCGGCCTCGTCGAGGCCGACGCCTTCACCGAGCACCTGGGCACGCGCCTGGTCGAGGATCTCTGGCATGGTCGTACCCTACAAGGCGGTTCGAGCATCGATGGGAGCCGCCGGCCGCTGCCGTGACCGTGTCCACCGGCTCCCGTCGCGCGGCGGTGCCGCGCGAACCGGCTAGGGTGACCGTCGCCTGTCGCCGGTGGCCGGGAACGCCCCCTGGCGTACCGGCCCGCCGCCCGGGTCGGTCCCGGCCGAAGTGGTAATTTTCGCCGGTCGGGCCGGTTCCGTCAGGGCGGCTGGGCGGGCGGACGGGGAGACGAGGAGTCGACGTGGCGAGCTGGCTGGAAGCGCTGGACCGGCGTGCCCAGCTACGTGCCAAGGCGGGCCTGACCCGACGGCTGCGCCCCCGGGGCGCGACCGATCCGGTGGTCGACCTCGCCGGCAACGACTACCTGGGGCTCGCCCACCATCCGGCGGTCACCGTCGCGGCCACCGAGGCGCTGCGGACGTACGGGCTGGGCGCCACCGGTTCCCGGCTGGTCCGGGGTTCGACCGACCTGCACTCCGCGCTGGAGCGGGCCCTGGCCGACTGGTTCGGTGCCACCCGCGCGCTCGTCTACTCCTCCGGTTACCTGGCCAACCTCGGCGCCGTACGCGCCCTGGTCCGCCCCCGTACGCTGCTCGTCTCCGACGCGCACAACCACGCCTCGTTGATCGACGGTTGCCGGCTCTCCGGTGCCCAGACCGTGGTCACCCCGCACGCTGACGTGGCCGCCGTGGAGGAAGCCCTGGCGGCGGCACCGGGCCGGCCGGCGGTGGTCGTCACCGAGTCGGTCTTCTCGGTCGACGGCGACCTCGCCCCGCTGGCCCGGCTGCACGAGGTGGCCCGCCGACACGGTGCGCTGCTGCTCGTCGACGACGCGCACGCGGTCGGCGTACGCGGTCCGGGCGGGGCCGGCGCGGTGGTCGAGGCAGGGCTCGCCGGCGCGCCCGACGTGGTGATCACCGCCACCCTGTCGAAGGCGCTGGGTGGGGCCGGGGGTGTGGTCGCCGGTCCGGCGGAGCTGATCCGGCACCTGGTGGAGACCGGCCGCACCTTCATCTACGACACCGCCCTGCCCCCGGCGGTCGCGGCGGGCGTACTCGCCGCCGTGGAACTGGCCCGGGACGGTGATGCCCTCCGGGAGGAGCTGGCCGACCGCGCCGCCGCCGCCGTGCGTCACCTCGGCCGGGCCGGGCTGGACGTGTCGACCCCGGCCGCCGCAGTGGTCTCGGTGACCGCCCCCGGTCCCGAGGCGGCCGCCGCCTGGGCCGCCGACTGCCTCGACTGGGGCGTGGCGGTCGGCTGTTTCCGCCCGCCCTCCACCCCCGACACCCGCTCGCGGCTGCGGCTGACGGTCAACGTCGGTGTGCCGCGCGCCGAGTTCGACCGCGCCCTGGACGTGATCGTGGAATGTGCCCCGTGACCGCCAACCCGCGCGGTTGCCCGATCAAGGAGGGTGCCCGGTGAGCGACACCTCGTGGCGTGGCCCGATCCTGGTCACCGGCACCGACACCGATGTCGGCAAGACGGTGGTCACGGCGGCGATCACCGCCGCCGCGCAGGCGGCCGGACTCCGGGTCGCGGTGATCAAACCCGGTCAGACCGGTACGGTCACCGGCGCCCCGTCCGACATCGACACGGTCAACCGGTTGGCCGCCCCGCTGACCGCCCGTACCCTGGCGAACTTCCCCGAACCGCTCGCCCCGCTGGCAGCGGCGAGGGTGGCGGCGATGGAGCCGCTGGAGCTCTACACGGTGGTCGACGCGGTACGCGCGGAGACCGACAAGCACGACCTGGTGCTGGTCGAGGGGGCCGGCGGGCTGCTCGTCCCGATGGGCGTACGCCCCTCCGGTGAGCCGTGGACCGTCGCCGACCTTGCGGTGTCGCTCGGTGCACCGGCGGTGGTGGTGGCCCGCGCCGGGCTGGGCACGCTCAACCACACCGCGCTCACCCTGGAGGCGTTGGAGCGGCGGGCGGTGCCGGCCGGGGTGGTGCTCGGCGCCTGGCCGAACGAGCCCGAGCTGGTGCACTGGGCCAACCTGAGCGAGCTGGTGCCGAACATGGTCGGCGCGTTGCCCGACGGGGCCGGGACGATGGATCCGGGTGTCTTCCGGCGCTCCGCTCCGGGCTGGCTCACCCCGGCGCTCTACGGTGTCCTCGACGACTGGCGGACCTGGGCCGACGACGTCCACTGACCGACGACTGGCGGCCCCGGGCCGAGGGCGGCCGGTCACCGACGACCAGCCGTCGGGGGTGGCACCTGACTTTCGTCGGTGATGCCGCAGCTCACCGCCGCGTAACCTGGCGGCGTGGTCGCTTGGTGGCGTGGCTTGGCGCAGCGACGGCGGACGTTCCTGCTGGATCTGCTCCTCTGGGCGGCGCTCGCCGCGCCGATCGTCTGGGCCCTGGGCACCCCGCCGTGCCGACCCTTCGACGAGGTGCTGCTGGTCGTCGAACCGCTCCTGCTCGGTGTCGCGGTGGCGGTCGGCCGCCGCTGGCCGCTGGTCTCGCTGATCCTGGTCGTCGTGCCGACCATGCGGGACGGCAACTTCCTCTTCGCGATCCCGGTGATGAGCTATCTCACCGGCCTGCGGATGGCCCGCGCCCGGCCGGCGGTGCTCGTCTTCACGGTGATCGGGGTCGGCGGCAGTGCACTGAACCTCTGGGCCTTCCGCAGCGGCCTGGCCACCTGG
The Micromonospora pisi DNA segment above includes these coding regions:
- the bioB gene encoding biotin synthase BioB, producing the protein MPEILDQARAQVLGEGVGLDEAGVLAVLRLPDEHLPAALQLAHDVRMRWCGPEVEVEGIVSLKTGGCPEDCHFCSQSGLFASPVRSVWLDIPSLVEAAKQTAKTGATEFCIVAAVRGPDARLMKQMREGVAAIKAEVDIQVAASLGMLSQEQVDELVDMGVHRYNHNLETCRSYFPNVVTTHSFEERWETLRMVRESGMEVCCGGILGLGESVEQRAEFAVQLAELNPHEVPLNFLNPRPGTPLGDQPVVEGKDALRAIAAFRLAMPRTILRFAGGREITLGDLGTRDGLLGGINAVIVGNYLTTLGRPADADLALLDELKMPVKALSATL
- a CDS encoding 8-amino-7-oxononanoate synthase, which translates into the protein MASWLEALDRRAQLRAKAGLTRRLRPRGATDPVVDLAGNDYLGLAHHPAVTVAATEALRTYGLGATGSRLVRGSTDLHSALERALADWFGATRALVYSSGYLANLGAVRALVRPRTLLVSDAHNHASLIDGCRLSGAQTVVTPHADVAAVEEALAAAPGRPAVVVTESVFSVDGDLAPLARLHEVARRHGALLLVDDAHAVGVRGPGGAGAVVEAGLAGAPDVVITATLSKALGGAGGVVAGPAELIRHLVETGRTFIYDTALPPAVAAGVLAAVELARDGDALREELADRAAAAVRHLGRAGLDVSTPAAAVVSVTAPGPEAAAAWAADCLDWGVAVGCFRPPSTPDTRSRLRLTVNVGVPRAEFDRALDVIVECAP
- the bioD gene encoding dethiobiotin synthase, which encodes MLVTGTDTDVGKTVVTAAITAAAQAAGLRVAVIKPGQTGTVTGAPSDIDTVNRLAAPLTARTLANFPEPLAPLAAARVAAMEPLELYTVVDAVRAETDKHDLVLVEGAGGLLVPMGVRPSGEPWTVADLAVSLGAPAVVVARAGLGTLNHTALTLEALERRAVPAGVVLGAWPNEPELVHWANLSELVPNMVGALPDGAGTMDPGVFRRSAPGWLTPALYGVLDDWRTWADDVH